A region from the Tahibacter amnicola genome encodes:
- a CDS encoding formate dehydrogenase beta subunit: MSVTVYVPRDASAVSVGADEVASAIAREAARRGESIRLRRNGSRGLAWLEPLVEVETPQGRLAYGPVATADVPALFDAGFLSGAAHTLALGPVDAIPALRRQQRVTAARLGQDEGDNLAAYVATGGYAGLRRALAMSPVDVVAEVTGSGLRGRGGAAFPTGIKWKTCAEAAGTQKYIVANADEGDSGTFADRLLMEGDPYSLIEGMTIAAYAVGASRGYIYLRIEYPHAQQMLLSALAHARAAGWLGPSIGGTDFGFELEVRMAAGAYVCGEETALLESLEGKRGQVRFKPPLPAHVGLFGKPTVVNNVVTLATVPWILANGATAYRELGTGNSRGTALLQLAGNIRHGGLYEVPFGMSLRELLYDIGGGTLSGRPIRAVQIGGPLGAYLAEKHFDTALDYESLAANGGLLGHGGIVVFDDSVDMAEQARFAMEFCAAESCGKCTPCRIGSVRGMEVIDRLRAGDVAQETLLRDLCDTLLNGSLCALGGMTPYPVLSALDHFPDDFRRTETSR; this comes from the coding sequence TTCGCCTGCGCCGCAATGGATCGCGCGGCCTGGCCTGGCTGGAACCGCTGGTTGAAGTGGAGACGCCCCAGGGGCGATTGGCCTACGGACCTGTCGCCACCGCCGATGTACCCGCGTTGTTTGACGCTGGCTTTCTGTCGGGCGCGGCACACACGCTCGCCCTCGGTCCGGTCGACGCCATCCCCGCGCTTCGGCGGCAGCAACGCGTGACAGCGGCGCGTCTGGGGCAAGACGAAGGCGACAACCTCGCGGCCTATGTGGCCACCGGCGGCTACGCCGGATTGCGCCGCGCGCTGGCGATGTCGCCGGTCGATGTCGTTGCCGAGGTGACCGGATCGGGCCTGCGGGGCCGCGGAGGCGCGGCCTTTCCGACCGGCATCAAGTGGAAAACCTGCGCCGAGGCCGCGGGCACGCAAAAGTACATTGTGGCCAATGCGGATGAAGGCGATTCGGGCACATTCGCCGATCGCCTGCTGATGGAGGGCGATCCCTATTCCCTGATCGAAGGTATGACGATCGCGGCGTACGCGGTCGGTGCGAGCCGGGGATACATCTACCTGCGCATCGAATATCCGCACGCGCAGCAGATGCTGCTGTCCGCACTGGCGCATGCGAGGGCAGCCGGCTGGCTGGGACCGTCCATCGGCGGTACGGACTTCGGCTTCGAGCTCGAAGTACGCATGGCGGCCGGGGCCTATGTCTGCGGCGAGGAAACGGCGCTCCTGGAAAGCCTCGAAGGCAAGCGCGGGCAGGTGCGTTTCAAACCGCCGCTGCCGGCGCATGTGGGGCTGTTCGGCAAGCCCACGGTCGTCAACAACGTCGTGACCCTGGCGACAGTGCCCTGGATCCTCGCCAATGGCGCGACGGCCTACCGCGAGCTGGGCACCGGAAATTCGCGCGGCACCGCGCTGCTGCAGCTGGCGGGAAATATCCGCCATGGCGGGCTGTACGAGGTGCCCTTTGGCATGTCTCTGCGCGAGCTGCTGTATGACATCGGCGGCGGCACGCTGAGCGGCCGGCCGATTCGCGCGGTGCAGATCGGCGGCCCATTGGGCGCGTATCTGGCAGAGAAGCACTTCGACACGGCGCTCGATTACGAGTCGCTCGCGGCGAACGGCGGGTTGCTGGGTCATGGCGGCATTGTCGTCTTCGACGACAGCGTCGACATGGCCGAGCAGGCGCGCTTCGCGATGGAGTTCTGCGCGGCGGAATCCTGCGGCAAGTGCACGCCGTGCCGGATCGGCTCGGTGCGTGGCATGGAAGTCATCGATCGGCTGCGCGCCGGCGATGTCGCGCAGGAAACCCTGCTGCGTGACCTGTGCGACACCTTGCTCAATGGCTCGCTGTGCGCGCTCGGGGGCATGACGCCGTATCCGGTGCTCAGCGCCCTGGACCATTTCCCGGATGATTTCCGCCGCACGGAAACTTCCCGATGA